In one Thunnus maccoyii chromosome 12, fThuMac1.1, whole genome shotgun sequence genomic region, the following are encoded:
- the LOC121909074 gene encoding SPRY domain-containing SOCS box protein 4-like isoform X2 — MGQKISSSIKSVDVRGESGGSPSYRPSAHRRQHPELRGPDFSKPPRLDLLLDMPCAGMETQHRHAWNPDDRSLNIFIKDEDKLTFHRHPVAQSTDCIRGRVGYTRGLHVWKIHWPSRQRGTHAVVGVATSEAPLHSVGYTALVGSDCESWGWDLGRNRLYHDSKNRAQSSLPSYPCFLEPEESFTLPDSLLVILDMDEGTLSFMVDGQYLGVAFRGLKGKKLYPIVSAVWGHCEISMKYINGLDLMQYGHPLRSAPA, encoded by the coding sequence ATGGGCCAAAAGATCTCTAGCAGCATTAAATCGGTAGATGTACGCGGGGAAAGCGGTGGCTCCCCATCCTACCGGCCCTCGGCTCACAGACGGCAGCACCCGGAGTTGAGGGGACCAGATTTCTCCAAGCCTCCCAGGCTGGATCTCCTCCTGGACATGCCATGTGCTGGAATGGAGACCCAGCACCGCCATGCGTGGAACCCTGACGACCGCTCCCTTAACATTTTCATCAAAGATGAGGATAAGTTGACGTTCCACCGCCACCCGGTCGCTCAGAGCACGGACTGCATCCGGGGGCGGGTGGGATACACAAGGGGTCTCCACGTCTGGAAGATTCACTGGCCCTCCCGGCAGCGCGGCACCCACGCCGTGGTCGGGGTGGCAACTTCTGAAGCTCCTTTACATTCTGTAGGGTACACGGCGTTGGTGGGGTCAGACTGTGAGTCCTGGGGCTGGGATCTGGGACGCAACCGGCTCTACCATGACAGTAAGAACCGGGCCCAGAGCTCACTGCCCTCATACCCTTGTTTCCTAGAGCCGGAGGAGTCATTCACCCTGCCGGACTCTCTGCTAGTGATTCTAGACATGGACGAAGGCACGCTGAGCTTCATGGTAGACGGACAGTATCTAGGTGTGGCATTCAGAGGGCTGAAGGGCAAGAAGCTATATCCCATCGTCAGTGCTGTATGGGGACATTGTGAGATATCCATGAAGTACATCAACGGCCTGGATC